The sequence gcagttttctacattaagacgcttattgagctcaatctttacaaaattcgaatctattattatttcattagtagctaatcgaatgcctaatgaagtcaaaagcacaatgcaactctgttggcagcgttccgctttcgtttccgcttcttagttttcaaagcaaatgtcattgtctgcatggcggaacgatacaaggtggccgcatcgaacagctgattataaccttttttatttgatttgatacatcaactaccggcgcagtacgattttgacatttgtccatcgaatttgcaagtacatggaattttttttgtttgtaggtatgtcaccatgcttccaccttgtatcgttccgccatgattgtctgtctcatccttcatactaatcgagcagttacttctgtgtgaaagcaaacaatttacgatttcattagcaggtgaaatgagatcattaagtttctgtgtgaaaacagtattaatgtagaaaattgcctttattattcaataagccgtctgtgtgaaattagtattagccAATTCCAAACATGTGTcgatagtcgtcaatagttatcgaaaacgacaaCGGCAATACCGAATTTAAAACGTCGTCGTGAGTCATCGTCGTTCAGTGACGACGAcgccaatgacaataagggtgattgTTTTGGATAAGAGGTCTTAGGCCGCTTCACAGTGGTTTAAATTAAGTTGCAACAATCTCATAGTGCTATCTGGTTGCTTCCTTACCGGCATCTAAAACTGCTTGCCGAATGTTCTCCCCCCCCCTCCCCACATAACGCAGATTTCGGTACGTTGGATCTAGGGGTAGGAGGGCGGGATGCCCTAggttcgttcccgagatggtcggccaagtacgaacttggggtcgccagagccttggctgttaaagaaacggaattcgccacgggtaggtgaggttgacaattgggttggagaagctatatattgctctggcaatcccttgaaaggattacgctacacaaccccttgaatccatttggtatttcagtcgccCCTTTTGTCAggaatacatttatttatttatttattagtctacaaatttaacaattaatcagactaaatataattacggatcacagaataaattacagaagcatacatagtgagcagaattatattataaaatatatatatacattaacctgggtcgatttttatggacgaaagttaacctatgtatatcgcgccatcgatttttcgatcggatttgggctcaggaaaaaaagttccactacgcatacccaaaaaataatttttaagcctgcaaaaaaaatcgatttttcgaccaaaattcttctaaatctccataaaagaaatttttttttttcaaaaaactgcatttgccaattgacacgaaaaaaaatacataaaaaatgatttggagccttgaaaatgaaaaaatgcataaaaaatcgaaaaaatcgttgaaattttgcaggctcaaaaattatttttttgggtatgcgtagtggaactttttttcctgagcccaaatcctatcgaaaaattgatggtgcgatataggttaataaatcgacccagtctaatatatgtacatatttattaaccgatatagcgccatcgatttttcgataggatttgggctcaggaaaaaaagttccactacgcatacccaaaaaaataattttcgagcctgcgaaaaaaatgacgaagagtaaatttttcgaccaaaacactccccaaaatccaaaaaatacttttttttttaagaaactgttatcgccaacgtttttacaacagtttaaaaaaaaatatttttttgggttttggggtgttttggtcgaaaaatttaccctttcgccattttttttcgcagacgaaaattatttttttgggtatgcgtagttgaacattttttccttagcccaaatcctatcgaaaaatcgttggcgcgatattggttaactttcgtccatacaaatcaacccaggtcgggatggactgtgatgccgagcaacggaattgattattagtgctgtcggaacgGATGTGATTTTGAGCAGTTTTATCCAAAGCGCGCTTGATACCTACGCTTCTCGCTGCGCttaccaaggcagtcggttctatgtaccggagcgactcaggatttttcccgaccaaggactgtcatttcagtgtaaccccacttaatttgttgcgtccctcccgtAGTCTACatctcccccgctgcacttcagaattctgcagttaaactgtaatggattaactaggaagatcacggagatagtcgatttcatgaagaggCACAACATCCGaatcgctgcgattcaagagactaaactcacaggaaGATCTGCTCTGTAGACCTTTTCTGGGTATAatttccacagaaaagatcgcgagagtggaaatggaggcgctctcgcgtttatcatacaccacttaGTGCAATCTCATATATTTGATcacgacatcggccgcagggacagtgtcttagaacgtcacggcttatctgtccggtcaggcaatgtaaacctagaaattatgaacatctacatccctcctgccacctgttgccccagtggataccgccctgattgCTGTATCTTagccgatttcaatgcccataacgatctatggcattcaaacctgcaggcgcacagcaggggtgagatgcgAGTATTAAAGTTACATAGGTACCTGTTTCTGAAGACCCAACCCCACGGTGTAACTTAAACACTGATCAATATCCGTTGATCGGCAGCCCAACATGTTGGTACCAATCGGCTGAATTGGGAGTTCAAGTCAACCAGCGTTGGTATGGCCGGGGAGGACTATCTAACCCCGCCATTCCATTTCGggttaatggcacccggttgcacggcaagtCCACCGCGAGTACCGTGCTTGTCTCAGTATCCCTTCTTTCGTTGATTTTGTTATCTCAATATCTGATTAACATTTTACTCGTAATCAACATGAGATATGTATTTTTTAGCAATTTTCTTTTTGCCCAGCCGTAGCAACAATGTATGATACATTGTTAACAGAGATCTGCATTTGCTTAGACATTGCTTAAGGCAGCACCTCCCTCCTACGCTATGCACCATCTTGTTATGATCCAAAACGCCCGTTCGCTGCGAACCAACTACCCATGCCATATATCAGTGCAAGTGTCTTTCCGGCACGAATAACTACTTAAATGTTCCATAGAGTGAGAGCGTCATATAATTCCTTTTTTAATAAAACTATCTGTTGTCTTGGCAACTGACAGTGATGCTCACAATTACTTACGACTAGAGatggcaaaaaaataaaaataatcgaTTAATTAATCATATGATTAATtgcaaaattaaaataattgATTGCAATTAATAAGAATTAATCGATTAATTGccgatttataaaatatattgatAAAAGAATTGAGACCTCTGTTTAAAAAAGCTACGACAAtgcattaaaataattaaaaacaatttacttgaaaaaattctttaatttttatttagccaaGTTTGTAGAAATAATAGTTTTGACATCCGTTTAGTTGTTAGTCGGTTTCTTTTTAATCTTGCGGTGGATCCAGCCTTGGAAAACTACCGTTCCGCAGGCACTGATGTTCCAATCAAGTGGCAATAATTTTTAGTGACTTCATAGAGCTTGGGATAAACTGTTTTCATGTCATCCCAAGCATCTACTACGTTCGATTTAAGTGGAAAAACTTGCGAGTTTAAATAAAAAGTGAGCTCGTCTTGAGGTTGCACATCGTCACATGCTCTCTTTTTTTTGTGCGGGAGAGTTTTGTGTGGAGCCCATAAGTCAAAATGATGTTCTGATTCCAGCGATGACTCACTTGCTGTTTCCATATTGACATCTTTTTCGGTTATTTCAGCACGAATGTATCTTAATACCGACCCCAAAGCCACCGGATCCTTAAAATTAACCCTTTCAAATCTTGGATCCAAGATAGTGGATGCAGCTAAGAGGAAAGACTGTTCTATGGTCGCAAATCTTTTAtcaaattgctttaaaatttctTGTTTCAGTTTTTGTGCTGCTGGTTGACATGGGtgaattttcgaaatttgttcATGACCGCAATGAACTAGAGGTATTATATGGATGAGAGTTCCATGTCGTTCGCCACTTATCTGCACTGTCATGGCATCTAAAGGTCTTAAAATTGTACATATTTCCATTAGTTCATCCTTTTCTCTTGACGTTATCATGGGCGGAGAATCCGGgtaatttaacaaaatttggcTGACGTAGGCGCTAAGTTTCATGAACCGCTCTATCATATAATACGTGGAATTCCAGCGCGTATTTACATCTAgtaaaagtttcaaaaatttaccCTCTGGTACGCCAGCGGTTGCTTGCACCTTTCGTATGTCGTCATTGGCTTTAACGCTGCGTTTGAACCATTTCACAATTGTTTTGCATTTTAAAATAATGCCTTGTACAGCATAAATATCTAATGAATTCGAACAAACCAAATTCAGCGTATGGGCGAAACATGGAATAAGACgttttttccgaatttttcatAGATTGCACTGACAATATTTCTTGCATTGTCTGTGACAACAGCCTTAACGTTATCTTCCTCAGTAGAAACATTTTTCATTGCATCGGACAAAATATCAGATATATGAGAAGCTGTATGGGACTCACTCAATTGATACACACAAATTGTTCCATTAAATGGCTTTGTTTCAAGCATCCCATGAACGGTTATTCTCAACATGCTTTTCGTGTCTATATTAGTCCATATATCAGTGGTCAGGGGTACACAATGCAGATTTGAAAGCAATGACACACATTTTTTTTCCTCTTCATACAGTTTATCAATTTCAGCCTTTATCGTGTTCCTTGTTGGGactttagggggactcatgtaaccgtataaatgccttataaagtgtgtaaacgtataaatttatctagtgcgtaaacgagctgtcaaattttgtatgaaaaatcatttacacaatttgtataaatttacgcgcacatttcattgtgtaaacgcgataaactcaaaggaatgcaaccttgcagacattacagccatcattttcatcagaaatctccaacatcagcaagtaatggcgttttagttttgatttttcacttaatcttggtattttttaatttgtataacaatcaaaaaatttttttggaaataatacagctgaaaaacaatcaagtttatcaagagtattattaggtgcgttcatataaccgcgtgtgtaaatggatataattttacaccttataagtttatatgctatcatgagtcccccttttGTAAAGTGGGAAATTTTGCTTCATAAAGTCTAATAAAGCCAGCACCtttaataaaagttaaatttcttagaataaaataatagaataattaatgaacacaaaaccTACCTTCGACAAAGGTAAACGGCAAATTATCTTTGACGATCATGTGCATGATTCCATGTGTAATTTTTGTTCCAGAGGAATAGCTTTGAGTGTTGGTAAATGCTTTTAAAATTAATGGTTGACTGGCGGTGCTACTCAACTGACTTGGCCGGCTACTTGGCTGACTGGCGCTACTACTTGGCATTTCATCTGTGCTACCTTCGCATTCATTTGTCATATCGACTACAGTATCCACTCTATTTTCATCAATGTTTTCTCTGTCATCCTCGTTTGTTTTGGAATCATGCTATAAAATAATGCATTATGCACCCATTCTTTGAAGGAAATTAACTAATTtatcttataaataaataaaaataaatgcaaggcgcgataaccaccgaagagatctaaggccgagcttctcttccaatttgcgtcgtgctcctcttgattttccctacaaattagccggacgggacctacatgttttatgccgactccgaacggcatctgcaaggcagatgagttttcactgagagcttttcatggcagaaatacacccggagcgcttgccaaacactgccgagttgctttgcccggggtttgaacccagggcataccgtgtggtaggcggagcaagctaccatcacaccacggtggtatgGTATGGGGTTGTATGTTGTCTGCTGGGGTCGTAGAACTCGGTATTTATAGAAAATACAATGGATAAGTATGCCTACTTGAgtatactaaaagaaaatttggcaAAGAGC is a genomic window of Eurosta solidaginis isolate ZX-2024a chromosome 4, ASM4086904v1, whole genome shotgun sequence containing:
- the LOC137248660 gene encoding uncharacterized protein; the encoded protein is MVGQYKGCELSEPQHDSKTNEDDRENIDENRVDTVVDMTNECEGSTDEMPSSSASQPSSRPSQLSSTASQPLILKAFTNTQSYSSGTKITHGIMHMIVKDNLPFTFVEGRFCVLALLDFMKQNFPLYKVPTRNTIKAEIDKLYEEEKKCVSLLSNLHCVPLTTDIWTNIDTKSMLRITVHGMLETKPFNGTICVYQLSESHTASHISDILSDAMKNVSTEEDNVKAVVTDNARNIVSAIYEKFGKNVLFHVSPIR